The following are encoded in a window of Acidobacteriota bacterium genomic DNA:
- a CDS encoding gas vesicle protein GvpG produces the protein MFLIDDLLALPFKAPVAGVKWALEQVRTMVDREMMNDEVWKTRLLELQMQLELGEISEEDYAAEEAIVFDKLREIRMRQQAQAEEFLDRQRGRDDDDAADVVIHTGYGE, from the coding sequence ATGTTTCTCATCGACGATCTCCTGGCGCTTCCGTTCAAGGCGCCTGTTGCCGGCGTGAAGTGGGCGCTCGAACAGGTGCGCACCATGGTCGACCGGGAGATGATGAATGACGAGGTGTGGAAAACCCGGTTGCTCGAGCTCCAGATGCAGCTCGAGCTCGGCGAGATCAGCGAGGAAGATTACGCGGCTGAGGAAGCAATCGTCTTCGATAAGTTGCGCGAGATCCGGATGCGTCAGCAGGCCCAGGCAGAGGAGTTTCTCGACAGGCAGCGTGGCCGCGACGACGATGACGCGGCGGACGTGGTCATTCATACCGGGTACGGGGAGTGA
- a CDS encoding GvpL/GvpF family gas vesicle protein: MEQSATPQEEGRYVYGIIKAAENQSFGPIGIGGRNDEVYTVHYKDFAAVVSKCPLQIYDPTRENALAHEHVNEVVMKQYTVLPMSFGTVFRTEADIRTFMQGTYPALVDVLDKMEGKIEFGLKVNWDREAVLRQIEAENDDVGNLKQQIEAGTSGSAYFLKMQLGKIVESALQEKSEKYVQEIYSHLRDSAVASRSNKPIGDRMIMNAAFLVEREKTELFDQRVSEIAKKYEDALSFLYTGPWPPYNFVNIRLKLERADT, from the coding sequence ATGGAACAGAGCGCTACCCCTCAGGAAGAGGGTCGATACGTTTACGGAATCATCAAGGCAGCCGAGAATCAGAGCTTCGGGCCGATCGGGATCGGGGGTCGGAACGACGAAGTGTATACGGTCCACTACAAGGATTTCGCAGCCGTCGTCTCGAAGTGCCCCCTTCAGATTTACGACCCGACGCGTGAGAACGCGCTGGCTCACGAGCATGTGAATGAAGTCGTGATGAAGCAGTACACGGTTCTTCCGATGAGCTTCGGGACCGTGTTCCGAACGGAAGCCGACATCAGAACCTTCATGCAGGGGACGTATCCGGCTCTGGTCGACGTCCTGGACAAGATGGAAGGAAAGATCGAGTTCGGTCTGAAGGTCAACTGGGATCGAGAGGCGGTTCTGAGGCAGATCGAAGCGGAGAACGATGACGTCGGGAATCTGAAGCAACAGATCGAGGCCGGAACGAGCGGCTCGGCGTATTTTCTCAAGATGCAGCTCGGAAAGATCGTCGAGTCCGCGCTGCAGGAGAAATCGGAAAAATATGTTCAGGAGATCTACAGCCACCTGCGGGATTCGGCGGTCGCCTCGAGATCGAACAAACCGATCGGGGACCGGATGATCATGAACGCCGCCTTTCTCGTCGAGCGCGAGAAGACCGAGCTGTTCGACCAGCGGGTCTCGGAGATCGCGAAAAAGTACGAGGATGCGCTCTCGTTCCTGTACACAGGTCCCTGGCCGCCATACAATTTCGTGAATATCCGGCTCAAGCTCGAGCGGGCAGACACCTGA
- a CDS encoding A/G-specific adenine glycosylase: protein MRRNAVIASSAERWFQASQRPLPWRVNYEPWHVWVAEVMAQQTRIEVVASRFPQFIERFPSPESLALADDDDVLTAWSGLGYYRRARMLRAGAIRVVEQFGGELPRRLEDLRSIPGIGEYTAGAIASTAFDQSVPAVDGNVMRLLARIEALEPPWRSARLGREATDAAREIVEAASSPRMLNQALMELGATICKPREPSCVICPLQTECRAFELGRAADYPRPAPRKSRKSLEIPLLVVTDDAGRVLMLRSEQGSLMTGLWHLPHGVPDLIPETAIASWTSREVLGTFRHSVTDRRITFVIHRADLDCRLGEGFAEAAWQDPEEDLATPSYVAKAFRHARLRDGLAARTLSR from the coding sequence ATGCGACGAAATGCAGTGATCGCGTCGAGCGCCGAACGGTGGTTCCAGGCAAGCCAGCGGCCGCTCCCATGGCGCGTCAACTACGAGCCATGGCACGTCTGGGTCGCTGAAGTGATGGCCCAGCAGACTCGGATCGAGGTCGTCGCTTCCCGCTTTCCCCAGTTCATTGAACGATTCCCCTCCCCCGAATCCCTCGCCCTTGCCGATGACGACGATGTTCTCACCGCATGGTCGGGCCTCGGTTATTACCGGCGCGCCAGAATGCTCAGGGCCGGTGCGATCCGCGTGGTCGAGCAATTCGGCGGAGAGCTCCCCCGGCGACTCGAGGATCTCCGTTCGATTCCGGGCATCGGCGAATACACCGCCGGGGCGATCGCGTCGACGGCCTTCGACCAGTCCGTTCCCGCTGTCGACGGGAATGTCATGCGACTCCTCGCACGAATCGAGGCACTCGAGCCGCCCTGGCGCAGCGCGAGGCTCGGCCGGGAAGCCACGGATGCCGCTCGCGAGATCGTAGAAGCCGCGAGCTCTCCACGGATGCTGAACCAGGCGCTCATGGAGCTTGGTGCGACCATCTGCAAACCAAGAGAGCCGTCGTGTGTCATCTGCCCGCTGCAAACCGAGTGTCGGGCCTTCGAGCTCGGCCGCGCCGCCGACTACCCCCGGCCAGCTCCGCGCAAAAGCCGGAAAAGTCTCGAGATCCCGCTGCTCGTCGTCACGGACGATGCGGGCAGGGTACTGATGCTCCGCTCCGAACAGGGCTCGCTCATGACCGGACTCTGGCACCTTCCCCACGGTGTCCCCGATCTGATTCCGGAGACCGCCATCGCCAGCTGGACCTCGAGGGAGGTTCTCGGGACGTTCCGCCATTCGGTGACCGACCGCCGCATCACCTTCGTGATCCATCGTGCCGATCTCGACTGCCGGCTCGGCGAGGGATTCGCGGAGGCGGCCTGGCAGGATCCCGAAGAAGATCTCGCCACGCCATCCTACGTCGCAAAAGCGTTTCGCCACGCCCGCCTTCGCGACGGGCTTGCCGCTCGCACCCTCAGTCGGTAA
- a CDS encoding GNAT family N-acetyltransferase, with product MSEIVIRTATRSDKKSFIELVEAHIAFEKMEPMTPEAKERLLQDGFGDHRRFSAFLASLDDRDVGYAITYEAYSSFLARPVFYLEDIFVYEDVRGEGFGGKMFQYLVEEAVDRNCARMEWMVIDWNENAIGFYERRGAIQLSEWHSYRLDESQLKSLAARGESRSLQTE from the coding sequence ATGTCCGAGATCGTCATCCGCACCGCCACCCGCTCCGACAAAAAATCCTTCATCGAACTGGTCGAGGCTCATATCGCCTTCGAGAAGATGGAACCGATGACTCCGGAGGCGAAAGAACGCCTGCTGCAGGACGGATTCGGCGACCACCGCAGGTTCTCCGCTTTTCTCGCCTCGCTCGACGATCGCGACGTCGGCTACGCAATCACCTACGAGGCCTACTCCTCGTTTCTCGCCCGGCCGGTCTTCTACCTCGAGGACATCTTCGTCTACGAGGACGTTCGCGGGGAGGGCTTCGGCGGAAAGATGTTCCAGTATCTCGTCGAAGAGGCCGTCGACCGCAACTGCGCCAGGATGGAATGGATGGTCATCGACTGGAACGAGAACGCGATCGGATTCTACGAGAGACGCGGCGCCATTCAGCTCAGCGAATGGCATTCCTACCGGCTCGATGAAAGCCAGTTGAAGTCGCTTGCTGCACGCGGAGAATCACGATCGCTGCAGACCGAATGA
- a CDS encoding sulfatase-like hydrolase/transferase: protein MRRSSFLFLLGATIVAAIGCDRQVPASSSEEAHLKPTEARQQLLGRLDQIEAHGKSSLHATTVKTLWSRGTTVDRLTLEAPPRGILETAIAIDPSASLLVNGHFELRIGLTDENDEYTEIFERSYPADDSGGWISLSIDLKDRSGPVDLSFHKRHLGEASELLADFEIAATDLVVWRFPRIVPQSLDRPNVILISLDTLRPDHLGLEGYRRNTSPNIDALARNGTYFGACFSQAPWTMPAHYSILSGTLPSTSGSVSPVQSIVVPMPSVPMLAELMRDAGYLTAAFTGGGAVSADLGFDRGFDAYDETDLVDGSDVTTIVSKASEWLRRRRNRSFFLFIHSYEPHEPFTDHRFIDGESPSRDFEANLVAKYDGDISRADEALGELFQLLRSQGLDSNTIVLVTSDHGKEFFERRVPPWESFAEHGHTLYDEILRVPLVMSGPDVPKGMIVTAQIRSIDIAPTILALIGLDGALGMEGKDLTPWMNGQRRDDLPAFAEATTYGPARESLRTGGYKLIRRTGYGQLSHPCCSSFPMTPREELYDLSTDPSEANNLAGSAPAVLGRLRSEISLIGVEAATQAPGGTRDSSSPSSDTINSLRSLGYLQ from the coding sequence GTGCGCCGGTCGTCATTTCTCTTCCTCCTGGGAGCGACGATCGTTGCCGCGATCGGCTGCGATCGTCAGGTCCCCGCCAGCTCCTCCGAAGAAGCACACCTCAAACCGACGGAGGCACGGCAGCAGCTTCTCGGGCGGCTGGATCAGATCGAGGCTCACGGCAAATCCTCGTTACACGCCACGACCGTGAAGACTCTCTGGAGCCGGGGTACGACAGTCGATCGACTCACGCTCGAAGCACCCCCTCGAGGCATTCTCGAAACCGCCATCGCCATCGATCCATCGGCCTCGCTGCTCGTAAATGGCCATTTCGAGCTCAGAATCGGATTGACGGACGAAAACGATGAATACACTGAAATTTTCGAACGCTCCTACCCGGCTGACGATTCAGGAGGATGGATATCTCTGAGCATCGATCTCAAAGACCGGAGCGGTCCGGTGGATCTTTCCTTTCACAAGCGACATCTCGGCGAGGCAAGCGAGTTGCTCGCCGACTTCGAGATCGCCGCCACGGACCTCGTCGTCTGGAGATTTCCTCGAATCGTTCCGCAGAGCCTCGATCGTCCGAACGTGATTCTGATCTCGCTCGACACGCTCCGACCCGATCATCTCGGGCTCGAGGGATACCGCCGCAATACTTCACCCAATATCGACGCGCTGGCCCGCAACGGAACGTACTTCGGAGCATGCTTCAGCCAGGCGCCATGGACCATGCCGGCTCATTATTCGATCCTCAGCGGGACACTCCCCTCGACCAGCGGCTCGGTCAGCCCGGTTCAGTCGATCGTCGTTCCGATGCCGAGTGTGCCGATGCTGGCTGAACTGATGCGCGATGCCGGCTACCTGACGGCGGCATTCACCGGAGGCGGGGCGGTCTCAGCGGATCTCGGCTTCGACAGAGGCTTCGATGCGTACGACGAAACCGATCTGGTCGACGGAAGTGACGTCACCACGATCGTATCCAAAGCTTCCGAGTGGCTGAGACGCCGCAGGAACCGCAGCTTCTTCCTCTTCATTCACTCTTATGAACCTCACGAGCCGTTCACGGATCATCGCTTCATCGATGGCGAGTCTCCTTCCCGGGACTTCGAAGCGAACCTCGTCGCGAAGTACGACGGGGACATCAGCCGCGCCGACGAAGCTCTCGGAGAGCTCTTTCAGTTGCTTCGGAGCCAGGGCCTCGACTCGAATACGATCGTGCTCGTCACCTCCGACCACGGCAAGGAGTTCTTTGAACGTAGAGTTCCACCCTGGGAGTCCTTTGCCGAGCATGGTCACACTCTCTACGACGAAATTCTCCGGGTTCCGCTCGTCATGAGTGGACCGGACGTTCCGAAAGGGATGATCGTCACGGCCCAGATTCGCTCGATCGACATCGCACCGACCATCCTCGCACTCATCGGTCTGGACGGCGCCCTCGGGATGGAAGGAAAGGACCTCACACCGTGGATGAATGGACAGCGGCGGGATGACCTTCCGGCTTTCGCCGAGGCGACGACTTACGGCCCGGCGAGGGAGAGTCTCCGCACCGGTGGGTACAAGCTGATCCGTCGGACCGGTTATGGACAGCTGAGCCATCCCTGTTGTTCATCCTTTCCGATGACTCCGCGTGAAGAGCTTTACGATCTTTCCACCGATCCCAGCGAAGCGAACAACCTCGCTGGATCCGCTCCGGCCGTGCTCGGGCGGCTCCGCTCCGAGATCTCCCTCATCGGCGTCGAAGCTGCCACGCAAGCACCCGGCGGAACGCGGGACTCTTCTTCCCCCAGCTCCGATACGATCAACTCACTGCGTAGCCTCGGCTATCTTCAGTGA
- a CDS encoding peptidase S10 — MAGLIALILSLPLLAQEAPTATDEEKRVPEERAVATEHQVTIDGKPIRYRATAGTYILEEEDGTPKAEIFYIAYQRLGLNDMAARPLTFSYNGGPGSSSVWLHLGLLGPRRIDMGEEGHAPAPPYQVSPNPWSLLDVTDLVFIDPVMTGYSRPVPGEDKSQFTGLREDVEAVGKFIHMYVNRNERWASPKYLIGESYGTTRTAALSNWLQERHGMYLNGVMLISSILNFQTARFDVGNDLPYILFLPTYAATAWFHRQLEPALQQTSLRDFLDEVEEFALGDYTLALMRGNDLPEESKREIAGRLARYTGLDPQYVLDTNLRIRIWRFTKELRRDERTTVGRLDSRFTGTDYDAAGESYEYDPSYAEILGPFAGALNHYITSELDFQAEVPYEILTGRVRPWSYDEFEGRYVNVADELRQAMTRNPDLRVFVANGYYDLATPYFATEYTFDHLAFDPGFEDRIRMEYYEAGHMMYIQRRSLEAQRAQLAAFIRDSM, encoded by the coding sequence ATGGCAGGACTGATCGCTCTCATCCTCTCTCTCCCTCTTCTCGCTCAGGAAGCCCCGACGGCGACCGACGAAGAGAAGCGAGTCCCCGAGGAGCGCGCGGTCGCGACGGAGCACCAGGTCACGATCGACGGGAAGCCGATCCGTTATCGGGCAACGGCCGGAACCTATATTCTCGAGGAAGAGGACGGGACCCCGAAAGCGGAGATTTTCTATATTGCCTACCAGAGACTCGGCCTCAACGATATGGCCGCGCGACCGCTCACTTTCTCTTACAACGGAGGACCCGGCTCATCCTCGGTCTGGCTCCACCTCGGGCTCCTCGGGCCGCGGAGGATCGATATGGGAGAGGAAGGGCACGCTCCCGCCCCTCCATACCAGGTGAGCCCCAACCCCTGGTCGCTCCTCGACGTCACCGACCTCGTCTTCATCGACCCGGTCATGACGGGCTACAGCCGTCCGGTTCCGGGCGAGGACAAATCGCAGTTCACCGGTCTGCGGGAGGATGTCGAGGCCGTCGGGAAGTTCATCCACATGTACGTCAACCGGAACGAGCGATGGGCATCACCGAAGTATCTGATCGGCGAGAGCTATGGAACGACACGCACCGCGGCTCTTTCGAACTGGCTTCAGGAGCGGCATGGGATGTATCTGAATGGAGTGATGCTGATCTCCTCGATTCTGAACTTCCAGACCGCACGCTTCGACGTCGGCAACGACCTCCCCTATATCCTGTTCCTTCCGACCTACGCCGCCACCGCATGGTTCCATCGCCAGCTCGAGCCGGCACTGCAGCAGACGAGCCTTCGTGACTTTCTCGATGAAGTCGAGGAGTTCGCGCTCGGCGACTACACGCTCGCACTGATGCGTGGGAACGACCTTCCGGAAGAAAGCAAAAGGGAGATTGCCGGCCGCCTCGCCCGCTACACCGGTCTCGATCCACAGTACGTTCTCGACACGAATCTCCGCATCCGGATCTGGCGGTTCACCAAGGAGCTCCGGCGCGACGAACGGACCACGGTCGGCCGTCTCGACAGCCGGTTCACCGGTACCGATTACGACGCGGCGGGAGAATCGTACGAGTACGATCCCAGCTACGCCGAGATCCTCGGGCCATTTGCCGGTGCGCTCAACCACTACATCACGAGCGAGCTCGATTTCCAGGCGGAGGTTCCGTACGAGATCCTGACCGGCCGGGTCAGGCCGTGGAGTTACGACGAGTTCGAAGGGCGGTACGTCAACGTCGCCGACGAGCTTCGCCAGGCGATGACCCGCAATCCGGATCTCCGCGTCTTCGTCGCGAACGGCTACTACGATCTCGCCACTCCGTATTTCGCAACCGAGTACACTTTCGACCATCTCGCATTCGATCCCGGCTTCGAAGACCGGATCCGGATGGAGTACTACGAGGCGGGGCACATGATGTACATCCAGCGCCGCTCGCTCGAGGCGCAGCGGGCCCAGCTCGCAGCCTTCATCCGCGACTCGATGTAG
- a CDS encoding class I SAM-dependent methyltransferase, whose amino-acid sequence MTLRALAALGIAAAAVFPGCRAEGNLESFPERNPAPVMAFEGAEWLERPTRAIEERPDIVLDAMDLRNGDMVAEIGSGTGYYARRLAKEVSPDGEVWAVDIQPEMLELMEDLAADEGIENIVPILGTETDPNLPTATFDWILIADVYHEMQEPQAMLRAIRAAVTDEGRIALVEYRLEGATAEHIRLEHRMSVTQILAEWLPAGFDLVDRIETLPSQHLLIFEKSE is encoded by the coding sequence ATGACTCTTCGAGCCCTGGCGGCACTCGGGATCGCGGCCGCCGCGGTTTTCCCAGGCTGCCGCGCCGAGGGGAATCTCGAATCGTTCCCCGAGCGAAATCCCGCGCCGGTAATGGCATTCGAAGGCGCGGAATGGCTCGAGCGCCCCACCCGCGCGATCGAGGAGCGACCCGACATCGTGCTCGATGCAATGGATCTCCGCAATGGCGACATGGTCGCCGAGATCGGAAGCGGGACCGGCTACTATGCCCGCCGCCTCGCGAAGGAAGTCTCACCGGATGGCGAAGTGTGGGCCGTCGACATCCAGCCGGAAATGCTCGAGCTGATGGAGGATCTCGCAGCCGACGAAGGGATTGAGAACATCGTTCCGATCCTCGGCACCGAGACAGATCCGAACCTGCCGACAGCAACCTTCGACTGGATCCTCATCGCCGACGTCTATCACGAGATGCAGGAACCGCAGGCGATGCTGCGCGCAATCCGGGCAGCTGTCACCGACGAGGGCCGTATCGCGCTCGTCGAATATCGACTCGAGGGCGCTACCGCCGAGCACATCCGGCTCGAGCATCGGATGTCAGTGACTCAGATCCTTGCCGAATGGCTTCCCGCCGGGTTCGATCTGGTCGACCGGATCGAGACTCTTCCGTCGCAACACCTGCTGATCTTCGAGAAATCAGAATGA